The following coding sequences lie in one Pontibacter sp. G13 genomic window:
- a CDS encoding GNAT family N-acetyltransferase: MNLEIRRARPDDSLEAVPLIISSGPEAFDYIFGGYNVGDPADFVRFAFEHGEGVLGFRNHFVGVIDGKVIATVAAYTQAEAKSHTLPGARQIIRFFGVLSGISVMLKGLKIESLMVPPKEPLLYVAHFGVAPELRGQGIGTKMLAFLMDEAKALDQVGIALDVADNNPNAQRLYERTGMKVSSSTQKELENPQAKIPLLHRMEMKFVETPVKA, from the coding sequence ATGAACCTCGAAATCCGCCGGGCTCGTCCCGATGACTCGCTAGAGGCTGTACCGCTGATCATCAGTTCCGGTCCAGAAGCCTTTGATTACATCTTCGGAGGATACAACGTTGGAGATCCTGCCGATTTTGTCCGTTTCGCCTTTGAGCATGGTGAAGGCGTGTTGGGCTTCCGCAATCATTTTGTGGGGGTGATAGATGGCAAAGTCATTGCCACCGTCGCAGCCTACACGCAGGCAGAAGCCAAATCCCATACCCTTCCCGGTGCTAGGCAGATCATCCGCTTCTTCGGGGTCTTGTCTGGGATCTCCGTGATGCTCAAAGGGCTGAAAATCGAATCCTTGATGGTTCCGCCCAAAGAGCCCTTGTTGTACGTGGCACATTTTGGGGTCGCGCCCGAACTGCGAGGACAGGGAATTGGGACCAAAATGTTGGCATTCCTCATGGACGAGGCCAAGGCCCTCGATCAGGTGGGCATTGCGCTCGATGTGGCTGACAACAATCCAAACGCACAAAGACTGTATGAGCGGACCGGCATGAAGGTCAGTTCTTCTACCCAGAAGGAATTGGAAAATCCCCAGGCCAAAATCCCTTTGCTACACCGTATGGAAATGAAATTCGTCGAAACCCCCGTGAAGGCCTAG
- a CDS encoding ARPP-1 family domain-containing protein, translating into MRLTNRHKRINIRQLLRGAEIGTMQQVGVMQVIPLLSDLEHHDVAYPDELEVNTQTYGHLRFDNPSHDLAIIPAHAAYVVKQRAQDHAMTHAGIVKGKARQDFKSAVCIQQTQGGYISTGKLRMGILPFSIRESAWSKRNGTEYGRLWPEISAFNRRMGCSAQGHLEYFLETYKKELDQFVAEFELVPRQVGAIVLIDHQVVGIERAPNHAYMAKYWQPMIREGYGSLALEYQLQLKSRNALPKVKVPFPTGAKSLQALKRTLASVNRQEAEMAREVVRKLVEDPFQVKREDVQGSYALWTLDHRQFIGQMVVHEETPIYFSLIVKGTWAHAQARFEEAAEFSI; encoded by the coding sequence ATGAGACTGACCAACCGACATAAGCGTATCAATATCCGCCAATTGCTGAGAGGTGCCGAAATCGGAACCATGCAGCAGGTCGGCGTGATGCAGGTGATCCCCTTACTGAGCGATCTGGAACATCACGATGTGGCCTATCCAGACGAGTTGGAGGTGAATACCCAGACCTATGGACACTTGAGATTTGACAATCCTTCCCATGATTTGGCGATCATCCCCGCCCATGCGGCTTATGTGGTCAAGCAACGGGCACAGGACCACGCCATGACACATGCAGGCATCGTCAAGGGCAAAGCGCGCCAAGACTTCAAATCGGCCGTGTGTATCCAACAAACCCAAGGAGGCTATATCTCCACGGGTAAACTGCGAATGGGAATTCTGCCATTTTCCATCAGAGAGTCTGCCTGGAGCAAACGGAACGGTACTGAGTATGGTCGTCTATGGCCTGAAATCTCTGCTTTCAACCGACGAATGGGCTGTAGCGCTCAAGGTCATCTTGAGTACTTCTTGGAAACATACAAAAAGGAACTCGATCAATTCGTAGCTGAATTCGAGCTCGTACCGAGACAAGTGGGTGCCATCGTCCTGATCGACCATCAGGTGGTCGGCATCGAGCGTGCCCCCAACCATGCCTACATGGCCAAATACTGGCAACCGATGATCCGCGAAGGATATGGTTCATTGGCACTGGAATACCAGCTCCAACTGAAAAGCAGAAATGCGCTTCCCAAGGTGAAAGTGCCATTTCCGACGGGTGCCAAGTCCTTGCAGGCGCTCAAGCGGACCTTGGCCAGTGTCAATCGGCAAGAAGCCGAGATGGCCCGGGAGGTGGTCCGAAAATTGGTGGAAGATCCCTTCCAAGTGAAACGAGAGGACGTCCAAGGAAGCTATGCCCTGTGGACGTTGGATCACCGCCAATTCATCGGCCAAATGGTTGTCCATGAAGAAACTCCGATCTATTTCTCCCTGATCGTCAAAGGGACTTGGGCACATGCCCAAGCTCGATTCGAGGAGGCTGCGGAGTTCTCCATTTGA
- a CDS encoding WYL domain-containing protein, whose protein sequence is MPANRNALLRYRTIDRCLKNHYQKWTLEDLIEACSDALYEYEGIDKGVSRRTVQGDINMMRSGKLGYEAPIEVVDKKYYVYADRAFSIDAIPLDAEDVKKLEEVVALLGQFQTLPLQEELSDMARKLQDRISVASNHHRPIIQLERNALTEGLDWMDTLYQAIAAEEVLSMTYQSFKADHPKTFVFHPWLLKEYRNRWFVLGKGDGQHAEVILALDRIKDIQPNEARYQYHEDPELVQNWFRDVIGVSANPKGSTRMVVLWVNHQALPYIRTKPLHHSMKWVDKRPDGAILSLEVQLNFELEREILGFGENVEVLEPQELRHRIQFRTQRMSQRYGQGYNPAFNYHAFKLLSRRGFAGHAGLYERSELDAIRQLAESHLKEHPDLFEGSIDQLFWHIPQLIPMILNKPLKEWIIAGLGGRQAIVRSAFVQGGQLAVPVKSYGQVSQVWLNAEQGQEAPQLTHLEPTDLKRGARIMIPLVSPDEPRGMWKLIPKTHGNLIEPPYVTRWIEGKSFIQYRPVIGGILAIKPLLCHQYVPSKQMGNDPYVVLDINPATLPFREHWLV, encoded by the coding sequence ATGCCCGCCAACCGAAACGCCCTTCTGAGATATAGGACCATCGACCGTTGCCTGAAAAATCACTACCAGAAATGGACCTTGGAGGATCTCATCGAGGCATGTTCGGATGCGCTTTACGAATATGAGGGGATCGACAAAGGGGTGAGCCGCCGTACAGTGCAGGGCGACATCAATATGATGCGGAGCGGCAAATTGGGATATGAAGCCCCCATCGAGGTGGTGGACAAGAAATACTATGTGTATGCCGACCGAGCGTTCTCCATCGATGCGATTCCGTTGGATGCGGAGGATGTAAAGAAATTGGAGGAGGTCGTCGCATTGCTGGGGCAATTCCAGACGCTCCCCTTGCAGGAGGAATTGTCTGATATGGCCCGCAAGCTTCAAGATCGGATTTCCGTGGCCAGCAATCATCACCGACCCATTATCCAGTTGGAGCGAAATGCGCTCACCGAAGGGCTGGATTGGATGGATACCCTCTATCAAGCCATCGCTGCCGAGGAGGTTCTGAGCATGACCTACCAGTCATTCAAAGCGGATCATCCCAAAACCTTTGTGTTTCACCCTTGGCTCTTGAAGGAGTATCGCAACCGATGGTTTGTCCTCGGAAAAGGAGATGGACAACATGCGGAGGTGATTCTGGCACTTGACCGGATCAAGGACATTCAGCCGAATGAAGCCCGTTATCAATATCATGAAGACCCCGAATTGGTTCAGAATTGGTTCCGAGACGTCATCGGGGTTTCTGCCAATCCTAAAGGCTCTACCCGGATGGTGGTCTTGTGGGTCAATCACCAGGCACTTCCCTACATTCGTACAAAGCCGCTTCACCATTCCATGAAGTGGGTGGACAAACGACCAGACGGTGCCATTTTGTCCTTGGAGGTCCAGTTGAACTTCGAATTGGAGCGTGAGATTTTGGGATTTGGGGAAAACGTGGAGGTATTGGAACCGCAGGAACTCCGGCATCGCATTCAGTTTCGGACTCAGCGGATGTCCCAACGCTATGGTCAAGGGTACAATCCTGCATTCAATTATCACGCATTCAAATTGTTGTCTAGGCGAGGATTTGCGGGCCATGCGGGGCTCTATGAGCGATCTGAATTGGATGCCATTCGCCAATTGGCTGAGTCTCACCTCAAGGAGCATCCCGATCTCTTCGAAGGGTCCATTGATCAGCTTTTCTGGCATATTCCTCAATTGATCCCGATGATCCTCAACAAGCCGCTCAAGGAGTGGATCATCGCAGGATTGGGGGGCAGGCAGGCAATTGTGCGCTCTGCATTCGTCCAAGGAGGGCAACTGGCTGTACCTGTCAAATCCTATGGTCAGGTCAGTCAAGTCTGGTTGAATGCCGAACAAGGGCAAGAAGCTCCTCAATTGACCCACTTGGAACCGACAGATCTCAAGCGTGGCGCTCGGATTATGATCCCGCTCGTATCGCCCGATGAACCCAGAGGCATGTGGAAACTCATCCCCAAGACGCACGGCAATCTCATCGAACCACCGTATGTAACTCGTTGGATCGAGGGCAAATCCTTTATCCAATACCGACCTGTGATCGGGGGAATCTTGGCGATTAAACCGCTGCTTTGCCATCAATATGTCCCCAGCAAGCAAATGGGGAATGATCCCTATGTCGTCTTGGATATCAATCCTGCCACCCTTCCTTTCCGGGAGCATTGGTTGGTATGA
- a CDS encoding UbiX family flavin prenyltransferase, whose amino-acid sequence MKKKIVVAITGASGSIYAQRLLGQLASYGDEVEVGVVLSKNAPDVWQHELGSPPEIPFPVYDRSDYRAPFASGSARYMHMVIIPCSMGTLGRIAHGISDDLVTRSADVMLKERRQLICVNRDTPLNLIHIENMRTVTLAGGIMLPAMPSFYSKPASMEELVDTVTHRVLDMIGLPKPTFRWGVDQADY is encoded by the coding sequence ATGAAGAAAAAAATTGTAGTGGCTATAACTGGGGCGAGCGGAAGTATTTATGCCCAGCGACTATTGGGGCAATTGGCGAGTTATGGCGATGAGGTCGAGGTTGGCGTCGTACTGTCCAAGAATGCGCCGGATGTATGGCAGCATGAGTTGGGTAGCCCCCCAGAAATTCCGTTTCCAGTATATGATCGCTCTGATTACAGGGCGCCCTTTGCATCGGGTTCAGCTCGATACATGCACATGGTCATCATTCCCTGCTCTATGGGCACACTGGGAAGAATTGCACATGGCATTTCCGACGATCTGGTAACTCGGTCGGCAGATGTGATGCTGAAGGAACGTAGGCAGTTGATCTGCGTGAACCGTGATACTCCGCTCAATCTCATTCACATCGAGAATATGCGAACGGTTACTCTGGCTGGTGGAATCATGCTCCCGGCGATGCCTTCCTTTTATTCGAAGCCGGCCAGTATGGAGGAATTGGTTGATACCGTCACCCATCGAGTACTGGATATGATCGGACTTCCCAAGCCCACGTTCAGATGGGGGGTGGATCAGGCGGATTATTGA
- a CDS encoding DUF202 domain-containing protein: MKRRHHIHRYYPKLQSELTLRDRLAIDRTHLANRRTLLAMFRTALYLVLAGMTIMTLDILEEVKWSSYVLYVIAAGVFIYGWVSYRITDKKLRATEASAPAPKSRKKRR; encoded by the coding sequence ATGAAGCGCAGACACCATATTCATAGATATTATCCCAAGCTCCAATCAGAGCTGACCCTCCGGGACCGACTGGCCATAGACCGGACTCATTTGGCCAACCGCAGGACGCTATTGGCGATGTTCCGAACGGCCTTGTACCTCGTATTGGCCGGTATGACCATTATGACGCTGGACATTCTGGAAGAGGTAAAATGGAGTTCCTACGTTCTCTATGTCATTGCTGCGGGGGTGTTCATTTACGGCTGGGTTTCCTACCGGATTACCGACAAGAAATTGAGGGCCACTGAAGCCAGTGCCCCTGCTCCCAAGTCTCGAAAGAAGCGCCGCTAG
- a CDS encoding DUF3050 domain-containing protein has translation MASHISRITERLAPHRAKLLNHPIYQSLNSIEDLKVFMELHVYPVWDFMSLLKALQNGMTGNTLPWTPGKLRQASRLILEIVHGEETDIDPQGQVKSHYELYLDAMESAGADTRVVKSMVERIELGYGRVESQHWAKVPEAARAFMDQTFAIIETGDLVKIAGAFTWGREDLIPDLFTEIVQGIAHQHQAQLAPFEYYLQRHIELDGDEHGPLAMNMIQELCGDNPENYQAAGDAAIEALQARLALWDAMWKAIQHQQANHQLA, from the coding sequence ATGGCCTCACATATTTCCCGAATCACAGAGAGACTGGCACCTCATCGTGCCAAATTGCTGAATCACCCCATTTACCAATCCCTCAATTCCATCGAAGACCTGAAGGTTTTCATGGAGCTGCATGTATACCCAGTATGGGATTTCATGTCTTTGCTCAAGGCTTTGCAAAACGGCATGACGGGGAATACCCTTCCTTGGACCCCTGGGAAATTGCGGCAAGCTTCGAGGCTCATCCTCGAAATCGTCCACGGGGAGGAAACGGATATCGATCCCCAAGGGCAGGTCAAGAGCCACTATGAATTATATCTGGATGCGATGGAGTCGGCTGGTGCAGATACCCGTGTAGTGAAATCCATGGTGGAACGCATCGAGCTGGGCTACGGTCGGGTCGAATCCCAGCACTGGGCAAAAGTTCCAGAAGCGGCCCGTGCCTTCATGGATCAGACTTTTGCCATTATCGAGACTGGCGACTTGGTGAAAATCGCAGGGGCATTCACATGGGGCCGGGAAGATTTGATTCCAGATCTTTTCACCGAAATCGTGCAGGGTATCGCCCATCAACACCAAGCTCAATTGGCGCCGTTTGAGTATTACTTGCAACGACATATCGAATTGGACGGAGATGAACACGGCCCGCTAGCCATGAATATGATTCAAGAGCTCTGCGGTGATAATCCCGAAAATTATCAAGCTGCTGGTGATGCGGCCATCGAGGCGTTGCAGGCCCGCCTTGCCCTCTGGGATGCCATGTGGAAAGCGATCCAGCATCAACAAGCCAACCATCAACTGGCCTAG
- a CDS encoding DUF302 domain-containing protein, which translates to MKYFFHQTVNGDFEEISNRTRDLLKTHGFGVLTEINLDQAFKEKLGVDFKRYRILGACNPNFAYQALQQEDKLGVFLPCNVLVIEQGPQEVEIVAVDPVAAMSAVHNPQIGPMATEVQAILQQMVSELGNGTPQSSPQ; encoded by the coding sequence ATGAAGTATTTCTTCCACCAGACTGTGAATGGGGATTTTGAGGAAATCTCCAACCGCACACGAGATTTGCTCAAGACGCATGGATTCGGTGTATTGACCGAAATCAACCTCGATCAGGCATTCAAGGAAAAGCTCGGAGTGGATTTCAAGCGATACCGGATACTGGGTGCGTGCAATCCCAATTTCGCCTATCAGGCCCTCCAGCAAGAAGACAAACTAGGCGTATTCCTTCCATGCAATGTGCTGGTGATCGAACAAGGTCCTCAAGAGGTGGAGATCGTGGCTGTCGATCCGGTCGCGGCCATGTCTGCCGTCCACAATCCTCAAATCGGTCCAATGGCCACGGAAGTTCAGGCCATTTTGCAGCAAATGGTCAGTGAATTGGGAAATGGAACCCCTCAATCCTCCCCACAATAG
- a CDS encoding MBL fold metallo-hydrolase — MTVEQLYTGCLAEAAYYIESNGEAAIIDPLRETQPYVERAKEDNAKIKYIFETHFHADFVSGHVDLAQKSGATIVYGPGADPAYEVHEAVDGETFQVGALTIKVLHTPGHTQESTSYLLLDEHGTPKYLFSGDTLFIGDVGRPDLAVKSDLSQEDLAGMLFDSLRQKIMTLPDEVVVYPGHGAGSACGKNMSKETFDTLGHQKEVNYALRADMTKEEFITEVTTGIMPPPQYFAKNAMMNKQGYQSFDDILERGSVALTPDLLESLVEHEGALVLDVRKPGEYAAGHIPKSIFIGLDGSFAPWVGALITDLKQPIVLVAPDGREEEAVTRLSRVGYDHTLGYLEGGIEAWKAAGKELDTVESIPATAFAEGVKTGDRKVIDVRKPSEYISEHVIGAENVPLDFINQKMGELDHEAPYYVHCAGGYRSMITISILKARGLHNLIDVQGGFKAIKETDVSVSDYVCPSTL, encoded by the coding sequence ATGACGGTAGAGCAATTGTACACAGGTTGTCTGGCAGAAGCTGCCTACTACATCGAATCCAACGGTGAAGCAGCCATTATCGACCCGCTTCGCGAAACACAACCCTACGTGGAGCGAGCCAAGGAGGACAACGCCAAGATCAAGTACATTTTCGAAACACATTTCCATGCAGACTTCGTCTCTGGACACGTGGACTTGGCTCAAAAGAGTGGCGCGACCATCGTCTATGGTCCCGGTGCAGATCCAGCTTATGAGGTTCATGAAGCGGTAGATGGGGAAACTTTCCAGGTCGGTGCATTGACCATCAAGGTCCTGCACACACCCGGACACACCCAAGAGTCCACTTCCTACCTCCTGTTGGATGAGCACGGCACTCCCAAGTACCTGTTCAGCGGTGATACACTCTTTATTGGAGATGTAGGGCGTCCTGATTTGGCGGTGAAGTCCGATCTTTCACAAGAGGATTTGGCGGGAATGCTGTTTGATTCCCTCCGCCAAAAAATCATGACCTTGCCCGATGAGGTCGTAGTCTATCCCGGCCACGGTGCGGGTTCGGCCTGCGGGAAGAACATGAGCAAGGAGACTTTCGATACCCTTGGCCACCAGAAGGAAGTGAACTATGCCTTGCGTGCGGATATGACCAAGGAGGAATTCATCACCGAAGTGACCACAGGTATCATGCCTCCTCCTCAGTATTTTGCCAAGAATGCCATGATGAACAAGCAGGGCTATCAGAGCTTTGATGACATCTTGGAGCGAGGATCGGTAGCTCTGACGCCAGATCTACTGGAATCGCTCGTAGAGCACGAAGGAGCCTTGGTGCTGGATGTGCGCAAGCCGGGCGAATACGCAGCAGGTCACATACCGAAGTCCATCTTCATCGGATTGGATGGGAGTTTTGCTCCTTGGGTGGGCGCCTTGATCACGGATCTGAAACAGCCGATCGTATTGGTGGCACCTGACGGCCGTGAAGAAGAAGCCGTAACTCGACTCTCTCGGGTGGGATATGACCACACGCTGGGCTATCTCGAAGGCGGAATCGAGGCATGGAAGGCCGCAGGAAAAGAACTGGATACTGTAGAATCTATTCCCGCTACGGCATTCGCGGAAGGGGTGAAGACTGGAGATCGCAAGGTCATAGACGTCCGCAAACCCTCCGAATATATCTCTGAGCATGTGATCGGAGCTGAGAATGTGCCTTTGGACTTCATCAATCAGAAAATGGGCGAATTGGATCATGAAGCACCCTACTACGTCCACTGTGCGGGCGGGTATCGGTCCATGATCACGATCTCCATCTTGAAGGCGCGTGGTCTCCACAATCTGATCGATGTCCAAGGGGGATTCAAGGCCATCAAAGAGACGGATGTGTCGGTCAGCGATTACGTCTGCCCTTCCACACTCTAG
- a CDS encoding YeeE/YedE family protein has product MCSIGGAGKYADFFRFDWKGQIWNLMFAIGAIGGGFIAHHFMTPDTAIQLSDSAIAELQGLGFSSPGESYLPPELFSVEQMLTPKGLAMLIAGGLMVGFGTRYAGGCTSGHAITGLSNLQIPSLIAVIGFFIGGLLMTHVILPLIL; this is encoded by the coding sequence ATGTGTTCGATCGGTGGAGCAGGCAAATACGCGGATTTCTTCCGATTTGATTGGAAAGGTCAGATCTGGAACCTCATGTTCGCCATTGGAGCGATTGGCGGTGGATTCATTGCCCATCATTTCATGACTCCCGATACGGCGATCCAATTGTCAGATTCGGCTATTGCGGAGTTGCAGGGATTAGGTTTTTCTTCCCCCGGTGAATCATATTTGCCTCCGGAGTTGTTCTCGGTCGAGCAAATGCTGACTCCCAAGGGATTGGCGATGCTGATTGCGGGCGGGTTGATGGTAGGGTTCGGAACCCGATACGCTGGAGGATGTACCTCTGGTCATGCCATCACCGGATTGAGCAACCTTCAAATTCCATCTTTGATCGCAGTAATTGGATTTTTTATTGGAGGGTTGTTGATGACGCATGTAATATTGCCGCTCATCCTCTAA
- a CDS encoding OprD family outer membrane porin, with protein MKKWTWAGVLLMAMVWTGTGRLAAQHAAPALPHPDSTTQITSLQDFFRKGQFGVHLRFNFMETTHAMDFDPHWAFGAGGRLHFQSPEFYGFTLGMGGSFVFNLASSDLTERDPVSGKLPRWERQLFDLTDPENRYDIDGLEALYLRYRWKKSFLTVGRMSITTPLVNPHNGRMRPNALEGIWLDIRQWKKVAVQAGWYTRTSPRSTAGWYSMSEAIGIFGQGVTVEGEKAQYHDHLDMAGVGILGIQWKPSNRWQFQVWDYMLENVQNTAFFQGEYTDGKWVAGMQVVRQDAINQGGHEDVDKRYVAPGQQANLIAFRLARRWKQWELVGNYGYVAENGRYQFPRELGYDKLYPNIPRLRMEGLGGAHAISGGVRFRPTVVRGMELRADLASQFGFEALEAEHNKYQYAPITQLNLDARYRFHGIWEGVSVRALWILPMYHRDLSDRPDLVYYKAAHQHLNVILDIHY; from the coding sequence ATGAAGAAATGGACCTGGGCAGGTGTGCTGCTGATGGCAATGGTATGGACAGGAACGGGCCGATTGGCTGCCCAACATGCGGCTCCGGCGCTTCCCCATCCCGACTCCACAACGCAGATCACCTCCTTGCAGGACTTTTTCCGCAAAGGCCAATTCGGCGTTCATCTGAGATTCAATTTCATGGAAACGACCCACGCCATGGATTTCGATCCCCATTGGGCATTCGGAGCGGGCGGTAGGTTGCACTTCCAATCTCCAGAGTTCTATGGATTCACCTTGGGAATGGGCGGAAGCTTTGTCTTCAACTTGGCTTCTTCCGATTTGACCGAAAGAGATCCAGTCTCAGGGAAATTGCCCCGATGGGAACGCCAGCTTTTTGACTTGACTGATCCAGAAAACAGATATGACATCGACGGCCTAGAAGCGCTTTATCTGCGGTATCGCTGGAAAAAGAGTTTCCTGACTGTCGGACGAATGTCGATCACGACTCCCTTGGTCAATCCACACAACGGACGGATGCGTCCCAATGCATTGGAAGGGATCTGGCTGGATATCAGACAGTGGAAAAAGGTAGCGGTGCAAGCGGGATGGTATACGCGGACTTCTCCCAGATCTACAGCAGGTTGGTATTCCATGTCCGAGGCGATCGGGATTTTCGGACAAGGAGTCACGGTAGAAGGGGAAAAGGCGCAATATCACGATCATCTGGATATGGCCGGGGTGGGCATCCTGGGGATACAATGGAAGCCCTCCAATCGCTGGCAATTTCAGGTGTGGGACTATATGCTGGAGAATGTTCAGAATACGGCTTTTTTCCAGGGAGAATATACCGACGGCAAATGGGTAGCCGGTATGCAAGTGGTAAGGCAAGATGCCATCAATCAAGGCGGGCATGAAGACGTGGACAAACGCTATGTCGCTCCTGGGCAGCAAGCCAACCTCATCGCCTTCAGATTGGCGAGACGGTGGAAGCAATGGGAACTGGTCGGAAACTACGGGTATGTCGCCGAGAATGGCAGATATCAGTTTCCACGAGAGTTGGGCTACGACAAGCTCTATCCCAATATCCCCCGACTGCGAATGGAAGGACTAGGCGGTGCCCACGCCATTTCCGGAGGGGTGAGATTCCGGCCGACCGTGGTGCGAGGCATGGAACTCCGAGCAGATCTGGCCAGTCAGTTTGGCTTTGAAGCGCTGGAGGCCGAGCACAACAAGTACCAATATGCGCCTATCACCCAATTGAATCTCGATGCTCGATATCGGTTTCATGGGATTTGGGAAGGCGTTTCGGTACGGGCACTATGGATCTTGCCGATGTACCACCGCGATCTGTCTGATCGGCCAGATCTCGTGTACTACAAGGCGGCCCATCAACACTTGAATGTGATTTTGGATATTCACTACTAG
- a CDS encoding YeeE/YedE family protein has translation MKYIKFLGLGLFFGIVLSKAEVISWYRIFEMFHFQSFHMYGVIGSAVGLGALGVYLIKRLGAKDMYGNPMTFTDKARSVPRYLIGGTLFGLGWALTGACPGPMFILVGKGVLPILVVIASAVAGTFLYGVVRSRLPH, from the coding sequence ATGAAATATATCAAGTTTTTGGGCCTTGGCCTGTTTTTCGGAATTGTCCTGAGCAAGGCGGAAGTCATCTCATGGTATCGGATTTTCGAGATGTTCCACTTCCAGAGCTTTCACATGTACGGAGTGATCGGATCTGCTGTAGGGTTGGGGGCTTTGGGCGTCTACCTTATCAAGCGACTCGGAGCGAAGGACATGTATGGCAATCCTATGACCTTTACGGACAAAGCCCGAAGCGTACCTCGCTATCTGATTGGCGGTACCCTGTTTGGGCTCGGATGGGCGTTGACGGGAGCATGTCCCGGACCGATGTTCATTTTGGTGGGCAAGGGCGTCCTTCCGATCTTGGTGGTGATCGCTTCGGCGGTGGCAGGAACCTTCCTGTACGGGGTCGTTCGATCGAGGCTGCCTCACTAA